One stretch of Hevea brasiliensis isolate MT/VB/25A 57/8 chromosome 12, ASM3005281v1, whole genome shotgun sequence DNA includes these proteins:
- the LOC110640441 gene encoding uncharacterized protein LOC110640441 isoform X1 → MEFANRLVGAAMRASNNNTVINVCLVGSFVVLSVRSVNQQKDIEALEAEKDSLIKSNKALKKTMWDWKQQLFAEADSDAALVPLARLKSIYGEAPSPPIGNIVKEDAKSPASKLVI, encoded by the exons ATGGAGTTCGCAAACAGATTGGTCGGCGCAGCAATGAGAGCCAGTAATAACAACACAGTGATAAACGTATGCCTTGTAGGATCTTTCGTCGTGCTAAGCGTGCGATCTGTGAACCAGCAAAAGGACATAGAAGCTCTGGAGGCCGAGAAGGATTCTTTGATAAAATCAAACAAAGCATTGAAAAAGACTATGTGGGACTGGAAACAACAGCTTTTCGCTGAAGCAGACTCCGATGCCGCCTTGGTCCCTCTTGCCAGACTCAAGTCCATCTACGGCGAGGCACCATCACCTCCAATCG GAAATATTGTGAAAGAAGATGCAAAATCACCTGCATCTAAACTTGTAATTTAA
- the LOC131171318 gene encoding UDP-galactose transporter 1 isoform X1 codes for MEESVLCQWTVFRSLLAIIQWWGFNVTVIIMNKWIFQKLDFKFPLSVSCVHFICSSIGAYVVIKVLKLKPLIVVDPEDRWRRIFPMSFVFCINIVLGNVSLRYIPVSFMQTIKSFTPATTVVLQWLVWRKYFDWRIWASLVPIVGGILLTSVTELSFNMFGFCAALFGCLATSTKTILAESLLHGYKFDSINTVYYMAPFATMILGVPAILLEGNGVVDWFDTHQSVWSSLVIIFSSGVVAFCLNFSIFYVIHSTTAVTFNVAGNLKVAVAVMVSWLIFRNPISALNAVGCGITLLGCTFYGYVRHMLSQQPPPPGTPRTPRTPRNRMELLPLVNDKLDDKV; via the exons ATGGAGGAGAGTGTTCTGTGTCAGTGGACGGTGTTCAGATCTCTGCTTGCTATTATTCAGTGGTGGGGATTCAATGTTACTGTGATTATCATGAACAAGTGGATCTTTCAG AAATTGGATTTCAAGTTTCCACTCTCAGTATCTTGTGTTCACTTCATATGCTCATCCATTGGAGCTTATGTTGTAATCAAGGTGTTGAAGCTTAAACCACTAATAGTGGTTGACCCTGAAGATCGCTGGCGAAGGATATTTCCTATGTCATTTGTATTCTGTATCAACATAGTTTTGGGGAATGTAAGCTTACGTTACATTCCAGTTTCATTTATGCAAACAATCAAGTCATTTACTCCTGCAACCACAG TTGTTTTGCAGTGGTTGGTCTGGAGAAAATACTTTGATTGGAGAATTTGGGCTTCTTTAGTACCTATTGTTGGAGGAATACTCCTTACTTCTGTTACTGAGCTTAGTTTTAACATGTTTGGATTTTGTGCTGCCTTATTTGGATGTTTGGCCACTTCGACGAAGACAATCCTTGCAGAATCTCTGCTGCATGGATACAAATTTGACAG CATTAACACGGTGTACTACATGGCGCCTTTCGCAACCATGATCCTGGGAGTACCAGCAATACTACTTGAaggtaatggggttgtagattggtTTGACACTCACCAATCTGTCTGGTCTTCCCTTGTCATCATTTTCAGCTCTGGGGTGGTGGCTTTCTGTCTTAACTTCTCCATCTTTTACGTGATTCATTCCACAACTGCAGTTACATTCAATGTTGCTGGAAACCTTAAG GTCGCAGTTGCTGTCATGGTTTCATGGTTAATTTTCCGCAACCCAATTTCAGCTTTGAACGCAGTTGGATGTGGTATTACACTCCTGGGATGTACATTCTACGGGTACGTGAGGCACATGCTCTCTCAACAGCCAccacctccaggaacaccacgaaCACCCCGAACTCCAAGGAATCGAATGGAATTGCTTCCCCTTGTAAATGATAAATTAGATGATAAAGTCTAA
- the LOC131171319 gene encoding uncharacterized protein LOC131171319, producing the protein MTSSGSFLRQLSGREAWRTTSRRWGCNNKYSTAAEGCERSFNQMERLNMYGAENAGLGMRKRVMVVVDHTSHSKHAMMWALTHAANKGDLLTLLHIVPPGSDSSSPYLASSLGSLCKASKPQVEVEALVIQGPRLATVINQVKKLDVSVLVVGQKKPSPLINCLCGTSSSEEFVEQCINNVDCLTIGVNKQSKSVGGYLISTRWKKNFWLLA; encoded by the exons ATGACAAGCTCAGGCTCATTCTTAAGGCAGCTAAGTGGCAGAGAAGCTTGGAGAACAACATCCAGGAGGTGGGGTTGTAATAACAAGTATAGCACTGCTGCTGAAGGTTGTGAGAGGAGTTTTAATCAGATGGAGAGGCTTAACATGTATGGTGCTGAAAATGCTGGGTTGGGTATGAGAAAGAGAGTGATGGTAGTTGTGGATCACACCTCTCATTCCAAGCATGCAATGATGTGGGCACTTACTCACGCGGCTAACAAGGGTGACTTGCTCACTCTGCTTCACATTGTTCCTCCTGGGTCTGATTCTTCTTCTCCTTATCTTGCAAGTTCTCTTGGTTCTCTTTGCAAGGCTTCTAAACCTCAG GTGGAAGTGGAAGCACTAGTAATCCAAGGGCCAAGGCTGGCCACAGTGATAAACCAAGTGAAGAAGCTAGATGTGTCTGTCCTGGTAGTGGGTCAGAAAAAACCCTCACCCCTTATCAATTG CCTCTGTGGGACCAGCAGCAGTGAGGAGTTTGTGGAGCAGTGTATCAATAATGTCGATTGCCTGACCATTGGAGTGAACAAGCAAAGCAAAAGTGTGGGTGGCTACCTTATAAGCACCAGATGGAAGAAGAACTTCTGGCTTTTGGCTTAG
- the LOC131171317 gene encoding uncharacterized protein LOC131171317 isoform X1, with translation MRFGCKFTQSSTNCQEILFLICRIQLRKQQMGASCLKQSNEVRRLFSLIPFSLEDRYQILPKMIPWDFPSWLSELVEKEITMLLCMMEKSGVFTEVIEDKFDDKDIQNYFEKHIYEIDSIEAKKKAMLSKNCFDHDSILQTPQFHSFGEAARELLILKVMTECQEVLTRILALNFSLKMMTNFPPVIQPCKKADAHQLTCNFVPSQKLEESHYLCSETVVHLNVKYKCISVDLSYVPELSYVLGTENNDGTKLLFGKVSCA, from the exons ATGCGCTTTGGTTGCAAATTCACTCAGTCAAGCACTAATTGTCAAGAAATTCTCTTTCTAATATGCAGAATACAGTTGAGGAAACAGCAAATGGGAGCAAGTTGTCTTAAGCAGA GTAATGAAGTAAGGAGACTTTTCAGCCTGATTCCATTTAGTCTTGAAGACAGGTATCAGATATTGCCAAAGATGATCCCTTGGGATTTCCCTTCTTGGCTTTCTGAACTAGTTGAGAAGGAGATCACAATGTTATTATGCATGATGGAAAAAAGTGGTGTCTTCACCGAGGTCATTGAAGATAAATTTGATGATAAAGATATTCAGAACTATTTCGAGAAGCATATTTATGAAATAGACAGTATAGAAGCCAAGAAGAAAGCAATGTTAAGCAAGAATTGCTTTGATCATGATTCGATTCTTCAAACACCCCAGTTCCATTCTTTCGGAGAAGCAGCAAGAGAACTTCTGATTCTGAAGGTAATGACAGAGTGCCAAGAAGTCCTGACAAGGATATTGGCATTGAATTTTTCCTTGAAAATGATGACGAATTTTCCTCCCGTCATCCAACCATGCAAAAAGGCCGATGCTCATCAACTGACCTGCAACTTTGTTCCGAGTCAGAAACTGGAAGAAAGCCATTATCTATGTTCAGAAACGGTAGTTCACTTAAATGTAAAATACAAGTGCATATCAGTTGATTTATCATATGTGCCAGAATTATCATATGTTCTTGGGACTGAAAATAATGATGGAACAAAACTATTATTTGGTAAGGTATCTTGCGCCTAA
- the LOC131171317 gene encoding uncharacterized protein LOC131171317 isoform X3, with protein MRIFLRQLLKHLISLFTRTVQLPMVKARSVRGNEVRRLFSLIPFSLEDRYQILPKMIPWDFPSWLSELVEKEITMLLCMMEKSGVFTEVIEDKFDDKDIQNYFEKHIYEIDSIEAKKKAMLSKNCFDHDSILQTPQFHSFGEAARELLILKVMTECQEVLTRILALNFSLKMMTNFPPVIQPCKKADAHQLTCNFVPSQKLEESHYLCSETVVHLNVKYKCISVDLSYVPELSYVLGTENNDGTKLLFGKVSCA; from the exons ATGAGGATATTTCTCAGGCAGCTACTGAAGCATCTGATAAGTTTGTTTACGAGGACAGTACAGTTGCCTATGGTCAAg GCTAGATCTGTACGTG GTAATGAAGTAAGGAGACTTTTCAGCCTGATTCCATTTAGTCTTGAAGACAGGTATCAGATATTGCCAAAGATGATCCCTTGGGATTTCCCTTCTTGGCTTTCTGAACTAGTTGAGAAGGAGATCACAATGTTATTATGCATGATGGAAAAAAGTGGTGTCTTCACCGAGGTCATTGAAGATAAATTTGATGATAAAGATATTCAGAACTATTTCGAGAAGCATATTTATGAAATAGACAGTATAGAAGCCAAGAAGAAAGCAATGTTAAGCAAGAATTGCTTTGATCATGATTCGATTCTTCAAACACCCCAGTTCCATTCTTTCGGAGAAGCAGCAAGAGAACTTCTGATTCTGAAGGTAATGACAGAGTGCCAAGAAGTCCTGACAAGGATATTGGCATTGAATTTTTCCTTGAAAATGATGACGAATTTTCCTCCCGTCATCCAACCATGCAAAAAGGCCGATGCTCATCAACTGACCTGCAACTTTGTTCCGAGTCAGAAACTGGAAGAAAGCCATTATCTATGTTCAGAAACGGTAGTTCACTTAAATGTAAAATACAAGTGCATATCAGTTGATTTATCATATGTGCCAGAATTATCATATGTTCTTGGGACTGAAAATAATGATGGAACAAAACTATTATTTGGTAAGGTATCTTGCGCCTAA
- the LOC131171317 gene encoding uncharacterized protein LOC131171317 isoform X2, with protein sequence MSGKSLCIYSSGVSEQLRKRIQLRKQQMGASCLKQSNEVRRLFSLIPFSLEDRYQILPKMIPWDFPSWLSELVEKEITMLLCMMEKSGVFTEVIEDKFDDKDIQNYFEKHIYEIDSIEAKKKAMLSKNCFDHDSILQTPQFHSFGEAARELLILKVMTECQEVLTRILALNFSLKMMTNFPPVIQPCKKADAHQLTCNFVPSQKLEESHYLCSETVVHLNVKYKCISVDLSYVPELSYVLGTENNDGTKLLFGKVSCA encoded by the exons ATGTCAGGAAAATCATTATGCATCTACAGTTCTGGTGTCAGTGAACAATTAAGAAAAAG AATACAGTTGAGGAAACAGCAAATGGGAGCAAGTTGTCTTAAGCAGA GTAATGAAGTAAGGAGACTTTTCAGCCTGATTCCATTTAGTCTTGAAGACAGGTATCAGATATTGCCAAAGATGATCCCTTGGGATTTCCCTTCTTGGCTTTCTGAACTAGTTGAGAAGGAGATCACAATGTTATTATGCATGATGGAAAAAAGTGGTGTCTTCACCGAGGTCATTGAAGATAAATTTGATGATAAAGATATTCAGAACTATTTCGAGAAGCATATTTATGAAATAGACAGTATAGAAGCCAAGAAGAAAGCAATGTTAAGCAAGAATTGCTTTGATCATGATTCGATTCTTCAAACACCCCAGTTCCATTCTTTCGGAGAAGCAGCAAGAGAACTTCTGATTCTGAAGGTAATGACAGAGTGCCAAGAAGTCCTGACAAGGATATTGGCATTGAATTTTTCCTTGAAAATGATGACGAATTTTCCTCCCGTCATCCAACCATGCAAAAAGGCCGATGCTCATCAACTGACCTGCAACTTTGTTCCGAGTCAGAAACTGGAAGAAAGCCATTATCTATGTTCAGAAACGGTAGTTCACTTAAATGTAAAATACAAGTGCATATCAGTTGATTTATCATATGTGCCAGAATTATCATATGTTCTTGGGACTGAAAATAATGATGGAACAAAACTATTATTTGGTAAGGTATCTTGCGCCTAA
- the LOC131171317 gene encoding uncharacterized protein LOC131171317 isoform X4 encodes MGASCLKQSNEVRRLFSLIPFSLEDRYQILPKMIPWDFPSWLSELVEKEITMLLCMMEKSGVFTEVIEDKFDDKDIQNYFEKHIYEIDSIEAKKKAMLSKNCFDHDSILQTPQFHSFGEAARELLILKVMTECQEVLTRILALNFSLKMMTNFPPVIQPCKKADAHQLTCNFVPSQKLEESHYLCSETVVHLNVKYKCISVDLSYVPELSYVLGTENNDGTKLLFGKVSCA; translated from the exons ATGGGAGCAAGTTGTCTTAAGCAGA GTAATGAAGTAAGGAGACTTTTCAGCCTGATTCCATTTAGTCTTGAAGACAGGTATCAGATATTGCCAAAGATGATCCCTTGGGATTTCCCTTCTTGGCTTTCTGAACTAGTTGAGAAGGAGATCACAATGTTATTATGCATGATGGAAAAAAGTGGTGTCTTCACCGAGGTCATTGAAGATAAATTTGATGATAAAGATATTCAGAACTATTTCGAGAAGCATATTTATGAAATAGACAGTATAGAAGCCAAGAAGAAAGCAATGTTAAGCAAGAATTGCTTTGATCATGATTCGATTCTTCAAACACCCCAGTTCCATTCTTTCGGAGAAGCAGCAAGAGAACTTCTGATTCTGAAGGTAATGACAGAGTGCCAAGAAGTCCTGACAAGGATATTGGCATTGAATTTTTCCTTGAAAATGATGACGAATTTTCCTCCCGTCATCCAACCATGCAAAAAGGCCGATGCTCATCAACTGACCTGCAACTTTGTTCCGAGTCAGAAACTGGAAGAAAGCCATTATCTATGTTCAGAAACGGTAGTTCACTTAAATGTAAAATACAAGTGCATATCAGTTGATTTATCATATGTGCCAGAATTATCATATGTTCTTGGGACTGAAAATAATGATGGAACAAAACTATTATTTGGTAAGGTATCTTGCGCCTAA
- the LOC110640441 gene encoding uncharacterized protein LOC110640441 isoform X2, producing MEFANRLVGAAMRASNNNTVINVCLVGSFVVLSVRSVNQQKDIEALEAEKDSLIKSNKALKKTMWDWKQQLFAEADSDAALVPLARLKSIYGEAPSPPIAKGEHDQDYCPNDAE from the exons ATGGAGTTCGCAAACAGATTGGTCGGCGCAGCAATGAGAGCCAGTAATAACAACACAGTGATAAACGTATGCCTTGTAGGATCTTTCGTCGTGCTAAGCGTGCGATCTGTGAACCAGCAAAAGGACATAGAAGCTCTGGAGGCCGAGAAGGATTCTTTGATAAAATCAAACAAAGCATTGAAAAAGACTATGTGGGACTGGAAACAACAGCTTTTCGCTGAAGCAGACTCCGATGCCGCCTTGGTCCCTCTTGCCAGACTCAAGTCCATCTACGGCGAGGCACCATCACCTCCAATCG CCAAGGGGGAGCATGACCAGGACTATTGCCCAAATGATGCAGAGTGA
- the LOC131171318 gene encoding GDP-mannose transporter GONST5 isoform X2, with amino-acid sequence MEESVLCQWTVFRSLLAIIQWWGFNVTVIIMNKWIFQVLKLKPLIVVDPEDRWRRIFPMSFVFCINIVLGNVSLRYIPVSFMQTIKSFTPATTVVLQWLVWRKYFDWRIWASLVPIVGGILLTSVTELSFNMFGFCAALFGCLATSTKTILAESLLHGYKFDSINTVYYMAPFATMILGVPAILLEGNGVVDWFDTHQSVWSSLVIIFSSGVVAFCLNFSIFYVIHSTTAVTFNVAGNLKVAVAVMVSWLIFRNPISALNAVGCGITLLGCTFYGYVRHMLSQQPPPPGTPRTPRTPRNRMELLPLVNDKLDDKV; translated from the exons ATGGAGGAGAGTGTTCTGTGTCAGTGGACGGTGTTCAGATCTCTGCTTGCTATTATTCAGTGGTGGGGATTCAATGTTACTGTGATTATCATGAACAAGTGGATCTTTCAG GTGTTGAAGCTTAAACCACTAATAGTGGTTGACCCTGAAGATCGCTGGCGAAGGATATTTCCTATGTCATTTGTATTCTGTATCAACATAGTTTTGGGGAATGTAAGCTTACGTTACATTCCAGTTTCATTTATGCAAACAATCAAGTCATTTACTCCTGCAACCACAG TTGTTTTGCAGTGGTTGGTCTGGAGAAAATACTTTGATTGGAGAATTTGGGCTTCTTTAGTACCTATTGTTGGAGGAATACTCCTTACTTCTGTTACTGAGCTTAGTTTTAACATGTTTGGATTTTGTGCTGCCTTATTTGGATGTTTGGCCACTTCGACGAAGACAATCCTTGCAGAATCTCTGCTGCATGGATACAAATTTGACAG CATTAACACGGTGTACTACATGGCGCCTTTCGCAACCATGATCCTGGGAGTACCAGCAATACTACTTGAaggtaatggggttgtagattggtTTGACACTCACCAATCTGTCTGGTCTTCCCTTGTCATCATTTTCAGCTCTGGGGTGGTGGCTTTCTGTCTTAACTTCTCCATCTTTTACGTGATTCATTCCACAACTGCAGTTACATTCAATGTTGCTGGAAACCTTAAG GTCGCAGTTGCTGTCATGGTTTCATGGTTAATTTTCCGCAACCCAATTTCAGCTTTGAACGCAGTTGGATGTGGTATTACACTCCTGGGATGTACATTCTACGGGTACGTGAGGCACATGCTCTCTCAACAGCCAccacctccaggaacaccacgaaCACCCCGAACTCCAAGGAATCGAATGGAATTGCTTCCCCTTGTAAATGATAAATTAGATGATAAAGTCTAA